In Fusarium musae strain F31 chromosome 7, whole genome shotgun sequence, a single window of DNA contains:
- a CDS encoding hypothetical protein (EggNog:ENOG41), producing the protein MPRPKTDQEIQKTWTPLQWKFMYWYDANTAAICECSAPGAAWNAFDKLVAKFFPDKKDQQAFDVWADEWLDRHAQRLMYKPGPKEFIAQVMATNFTDNQATSELLKTIAFNDMPWVPIGRSKYGGVSTYYAFKPKADYLRPDLVVPGPDVVGDYILAMKLESKTRSSSGLAPASTLSNLFNSSSESTSIGETAYLRERASTATTFPPSIFSPTKENPNKASDKDGYLVFAQIGTLYVYGGKYFDANPKNMPKINEGPWWLNGFAVVVQLSNKGQPGAVYVVYNDAPSKKVKYKEYDGPDEELLTDLDGAAANHVPGKLHPKMKVQFTVAKIAESMNNLGNLMNVFNFEKVATEKRPIQSTRIVTNKNKEKFILHANPLPKQPPTAGGPASPTRGPVPPSRGPNTPPRGPNTLPRDSNSPTPTWRY; encoded by the coding sequence ATGCCGCGACCCAAAACCGACCAGGAGATCCAGAAGACCTGGACTCCGTTGCAGTGGAAATTCATGTACTGGTACGACGCTAATACGGCGGCCATCTGCGAATGCTCAGCACCAGGTGCTGCTTGGAACGCCTTCGACAAGTTGGTGGCCAAGTTTTTCCCCGACAAAAAGGATCAACAGGCTTTTGATGTCTGGGCTGACGAGTGGTTGGACCGCCATGCTCAGCGGCTGATGTACAAGCCGGGCCCCAAGGAGTTTATTGCTCAAGTCATGGCGACCAACTTTACGGACAACCAAGCGACTAGCGAACTTTTGAAGACTATCGCCTTCAATGACATGCCTTGGGTCCCTATCGGTCGGTCCAAGTATGGAGGTGTCTCAACCTATTACGCgttcaagcccaaggctgaCTATCTTCGACCCGATCTCGTAGTGCCTGGTCCAGATGTCGTTGGCGACTACATTCTCGCCATGAAGCTTGAGTCCAAGACTCGTTCTTCATCTGGTCTCGCACCTGCTTCAACACTTAGCAACCTGTTCAACTCCAGCTCTGAGTCAACCTCTATTGGTGAAACCGCCTATCTACGCGAACGCGCTTCTACTGCTACCACTTTTCCCCCATCAATTTTTTCCCCCACCAAAGAGAATCCCAATAAAGCTTCTGATAAGGATGGCTATCTTGTATTCGCTCAGATCGGGACTCTCTACGTCTATGGGGGAAAATACTTTGACGCAAATCCAAAGAACATGCCAAAGATCAACGAAGGTCCCTGGTGGCTAAACGGATTTGCCGTTGTTGTTCAACTCAGCAACAAAGGCCAGCCTGGAGCAGTCTACGTCGTGTACAATGATGCTCCTTCAAAGAAAGTGAAGTATAAGGAGTATGACGGCCCAGATGAAGAGCTGCTTACGGACTTGGACGGAGCAGCTGCAAATCATGTCCCTGGAAAGCTTCACCCAAAGATGAAGGTCCAATTTACGGTTGCAAAGATCGCAGAATCGATGAACAACCTCGGGAATCTTATGAATGTGTTCAACTTTGAGAAGGTCGCCACGGAGAAACGCCCGATCCAATCCACAAGGATTGTGACtaacaagaacaaagagaagTTCATCCTTCACGCCAATCCTCTACCAAAGCAGCCCCCGACAGCTGGGGGTCCTGCTTCGCCTACTCGGGGTCCTGTTCCGCCTTCACGGGGCCCCAATACGCCTCCTCGGGGTCCTAACACCCTCCCTCGGGACTCTAATTCACCTACACCTACTTGGCGTTATTAG
- a CDS encoding hypothetical protein (EggNog:ENOG41), whose amino-acid sequence MYRIWNIYALAAIGTIGGMLFGFDISSMSAWIGSDQYLDYFNSPGSTEQGGITASMSAGSFVGALVAGGIADRLGRRKALMIACLFWVAGAVLQCSAQNVGHLIVGRVVSGVAVGITSSQVLVYLAELAPSYIRGRIVGIQQWSIEWGILIMYLISYGCSIGVDGPAAFRIAWGVQAVPGFILLAGLFFFPESPRWLAQHDRWEEAHYNLAHLHAGGDLDSPVVIAEMEEVREAVRIARESKDIGYLGLFAPGVWKRTVVGVSVQIWQQLLGGNVMLYYLVYIFRMAGMTGNTALTSSIIQYVIFLVTTGIVLPYIDRLGRRPLLISGALICGVLHFASGAVMAVHGYPVDGIEGNDILTWAISGAPAKAVIALAYIFVGIYGLTWAPVAWIYASEVFPLKYRAKGVGLAASGNWIFNLALAFFVPPSFTNIQWQTYMIFGTFCIAMTFHAFFTYPETARKTLEEVDVLFESNVPAWRSAKAGGGFDEKVREAKRTGGLKGELEERETTHAETA is encoded by the exons atgtaTAGGATCTGGAACATCTACG CGCTCGCTGCCATTGGCACGATCGGCGGCATGCTCTTCGGTTTCGACATCAGCTCCATGAGCGCCTGGATCGGCTCCGACCAATATCTCGACTACTTCAACAGTCCAGGCTCAACCGAGCAGGGCGGCATCACGGCCTCCATGTCAGCAGGATCATTCGTTGGCGCCCTCGTCGCAGGAGGTATCGCCGATAGGCTCGGTCGACGAAAGGCTCTCATGATTGCTTGTCTTTTCTGGGTTGCTGGTGCTGTTCTTCAGTGTTCTGCGCAGAATGTGGGACATCTCATTGTTGGCCGCGTTGTGAGCGGTGTGGCTGTTGGTATTACGAGTTCGCAGGTCCTTGTGTATCTTGCGGAACTTGCGCCTTCGTATATTCGAGGGAGGATTGTGGGAATTCAGCAATGGTCTATTGAGTGGG GTATCTTGATCATGTATCTCATCTCTTACGGATGCTCCATTGGAGTTGATGGACCAGCTGCCTTCCGCATCGCATGGGGAGTCCAAGCTGTCCCgggcttcatcctcctcgccggCCTGTTCTTCTTCCCCGAGTCACCTCGATGGCTTGCTCAGCACGATCGCTGGGAAGAGGCGCATTACAACCTCGCCCACCTCCATGCAGGCGGTGACCTCGATAGCCCTGTTGTTATCgccgagatggaagaagtaCGTGAGGCTGTGCGCATCGCTCGTGAGTCCAAGGATATCGGCTATCTTGGTCTATTTGCGCCTGGAGTCTGGAAGCGCACCGTCGTTGGTGTGAGTGTACAGATTTGGCAGCAACTCCT GGGCGGAAATGTCATGCTCTACTATCTCGTCTACATCTTCAGAATGGCGGGAATGACTGGAAACACCGCTCTTACATCCTCCATCATCCAATacgtcatcttcctcgtAACAACCGGCATTGTTCTGCCCTACATCGATCGTCTTGGCCGCCGACCTCTCCTCATCAGCGGAGCCTTGATCTGCGGTGTTCTGCATTTCGCCAGCGGAGCAGTCATGGCTGTTCACGGGTACCCCGTTGACGGTATCGAAGGTAACGACATCCTTACCTGGGCCATTTCAGGAGCTCCAGCCAAAGCAGTCATCGCCCTGGCATACATCTTTGTCGGCATCTATGGTCTTACCTGGGCACCCGTTGCATGGATCTACGCCAGTGAAGTCTTCCCCCTAAAGTACCGAGCCAAGGGTGTCGGTCTCGCTGCCTCTGGTAACTGGAT CTTCAACTTGGCACTCGCCTTCTTTGTCCCACCGTCATTCACCAACATCCAGTGGCAGACGTACATGATCTTCGGAACTTTCTGTATCGCCATGACGTTCCACGCTTTCTTCACTTATCCCGAGACAGCACgcaagacccttgaagagGTGGATGTTTTGTTTGAGAGTAACGTTCCTGCGTGGCGAAGTGCAAAGGCTGGTGGCGGGTTTGATGAGAAGGTTCGGGAGGCGAAGCGTACCGGTGGTCTGAAGGGggagcttgaggagaggGAGACGACTCATGCTGAGACTGCGTAA
- a CDS encoding hypothetical protein (EggNog:ENOG41), with amino-acid sequence MKGNDEVIQEFNEVVNMTASELEKWLKSDDSNSAGWPKEDENGETVGHDSGRKIVEILKENPKKEPEKYTDEQVEHMRKVVSYCKRHLAQETKANNNKSPEEVKKTKSYSSLKNWGHDFLKAQGKENGSEKKEEKEEKGEEKEEENDDAEEAEDEEGDGDDKQTGEKRRATRSQTGSNKKRETRKGESTKSNDEEEEEEDEDEEDGEKKQSNGQSKKSNGSSKKEEEAEEEQDDDEGGDDSGAKKGPKKGETVSWNWGQGQPEGKVLDVKAEDTTITTKNGNEVSRKGDEEDPAVVLDTGKNKAIKKAHELN; translated from the exons ATGAAGGGCAACGATGAAGTTATCCAAGAGTTCAACGAGGTCGTCAACATGACGGCCTCAGAGCTCGAGAAGTGGCTCAAGTCAGATGATTCCAACAGTGCTGGCTGGCCAaaggaggatgagaatggagAGACTGTCGGACATGACAGTGGTCGCAAGATTGTTGAGATCTTGAAGGAGAACCCCAAGAAAGAACCTGAGAAGTACACCGATGAGCAAGTTGAGCACATGCGCAAGGTTGTTTCCTACTG CAAGCGACATCTTGCTCAGGAGACCaaggccaacaacaacaagtcccccgaggaggtcaagaagaccaagtctTACTCGTCACTCAAGAACTGGGGTCACGATTTCCTCAAGGCCCAGGGCAAGGAGAACGGtagtgagaagaaggaagagaaagaggaaaagggagaggaaaaggaagaagagaacgaCGACGCTGAGGAAGCcgaggacgaagaaggtgatggcgatgataaGCAAACCGGCGAGAAGCGACGGGCCACTCGAAGCCAGACTGGTTCAAACAAGAAGCGCGAGACTCGCAAGGGAGAGTCTACAAAGtccaatgatgaagaggaagaggaagaggatgaagacgaagaagatggtgaaAAGAAGCAGTCCAATGGCCAGTCCAAGAAGTCCAACGGATCCtcaaagaaggaggaagaggctgaagaggaacaagatgatgatgagggtggTGATGACTCTGGCGCAAAGAAAGGACCTAAGAAGGGTGAGACTGTGAGCTGGAACTGGGGACAAGGACAGCCCGAGGGCAAAGTCTTGGATGTCAAGGCTGAAGA TACGACAATTACAACGAAGAACGGTAATGAGGTCTCCAGGAagggtgatgaagaggatccTGCTGTTGTATTGGATACGGGCAAGAAcaaggctatcaagaagGCTCATGAGTTGAACTAG
- a CDS encoding hypothetical protein (EggNog:ENOG41) yields MKLIAFLLFLLGLVNAGVVRTPAEAATLTTEVTAPAEAAAINAEPTLPVEATTPVATPDAFVAKGEKMASCNIQCAFWYQKCYYRPWGYNCDDNGLFRRRGWNPDCEKNCWCNCDSK; encoded by the exons ATGAAGCTCATCGCTTTCC tcctcttcctccttggcctcgtcAACGCCGGAGTTGTCCGCACTCCCGCTGAGGCGGCCACCCTCACCACCGAGGTTACCGCTCCCGCTGAGGCCGCTGCCATCAACGCTGAGCCTACCCTCCCCGTCGAGGCTACCACCCCCGTCGCTACCCCCGACGCCTTCGTCGCCAAGGGTGAGAAGATGGCCTCCTGCAACATCCAGTGCGCCTTCTGGTACCAGAAGTGTTACTACCGCCCTTGGGGCTACAATTGTGACGACAACGGCCTCTTCCGTCGTCGCGGATGGAACCCTGACTGTGAGAAGAACTGCTGGTGCAACTGCGATTCCAAGTAA
- a CDS encoding hypothetical protein (EggNog:ENOG41) has translation MKFFLPILLAAPAVMGRACKVRHSHSSAVEPVHTQYPVPEPVISQAPTVVSQKSSPVEVKTTASKPKTTKSKTTKPKKVSKPKASKPKTSKPKTTKPSTPKTSTPSTGSGSKSTPIGNGASVSGSSTFYGGNLAGGNCMFSTYTLPSGILGTAFSGQKWDNAANCGACIEVTGPSGTIKAMIVDQCHECDPGHLDLFPDAFKAVGGTDGIVKTSYKFVECGITTPLVLHNKEGTSANWFSIQVVNANEPVKSVQVSTDGGSTWKRTERKDYNFFENPAGFGKTSVDVKVTSSTGKSVVVKNVGVTAGAQYKASSNF, from the exons ATGAAGTTCTTCCTCCCTATTCTCCTCGCAGCTCCCGCTGTCATGGGCCGAGCCTGCAAGGTCCGACACTCGCACTCTTCTGCGGTTGAGCCTGTCCACACTCAGTACCCTGTTCCCGAGCCTGTCATCTCCCAGGCCCCAACGGTCGTTAGCCAGAAGTCTTCTCCCGTCGAGGTCAAGACTACAGcttccaagcccaagactaccaagtccaagactaccaagccaaagaaggTGTCTAAGCCCAAGGCgtccaagcccaagacttCTAAGCCCAAGACTACCAAGCCCAGTACCCCCAAGACATCTACTCCCAGTACCGGCTCTGGCTCCAAGTCTACACCTATCGGTAACGGTGCCTCTGTCTCTGGATCTTCTACCTTCTATGGCGGTAACCTTGCTGGTGGAAACTGCATGTTCTCAACCTACACTCTCCCCTCTGGTATCCTCGGAACAGCTTTCTCTGGCCAGAAATGGGACAACGCCGCCAACTGCGGTGCCTGTATCGAAGTCACCGGTCCTTCAGGCACCATCAAGGCCATG ATCGTCGACCAGTGTCACGAATGTGACCCCGGCCATCTCGACCTCTTCCCCGACGCCTTCAAAGCCGTCGGCGGCACAGACGGCATCGTCAAGACGTCGTACAAGTTCGTCGAGTGCGGCATCACCACGCCCCTCGTGCTCCACAACAAGGAGGGCACTTCCGCCAACTGGTTCTCCATCCAGGTCGTCAACGCCAACGAGCCCGTCAAGAGCGTGCAGGTCTCCACCGACGGCGGTAGCACCTGGAAGAGGACTGAGCGCAAGGACTACAACTTCTTCGAGAACCCCGCTGGCTTTGGAAAGACTTCTGTCGACGTCAAGGTTACGAGCAGTACTGGAAAGAGCGTCGTTGTTAAGAATGTTGGCGTTACTGCTGGGGCTCAGTACAAGGCTAGCTCTAACTTTTAG
- a CDS encoding hypothetical protein (EggNog:ENOG41) translates to MSSLAKTIVATGVSSGIGFEAIKQLLSQSQPYRVILGARNTKNAQKAYDELKFDRESHGVTVLPLELNDLKGVKSFAEQTLDKIGREKIDYLLLNAGLGGVAAEGPGPHGSKWCESHIVNHLSQHYLVHLLREKLVESKSRIVFVSSGAIRRVSDPSVLDTELKAGSGASASTTYCNTKFTGLLGAQWWRRQLADNNDVVAVSPGLIPGTGLANRMGIKADMADAKSIPEGAQSVLAAMTRSDFPEDRDRIFLTSWGEWWEKSIIEKSTDKQLQDKWCPSKEEIEREVGISS, encoded by the exons ATGTCTTCCCTCGCAAAAACAATCGTAGCAACCGGCGTTTCATCCGGAATC GGCTTCGAAGCAATCAAGCAGCTCCTCAGCCAGAGTCAACCATACAGAGTCATCCTCGGCGCACGCAACACCAAGAATGCACAGAAAGCTTACGATGAGCTCAAGTTCGACCGTGAATCTCATGGAGTCACTGTTCTTCCGCTGGAGTTGAATGATTTGAAGGGTGTCAAGTCTTTTGCGGAGCAGACGCTTGATAAGATTGGTAGAGAGAAGATTGATTACTTGTTACTCAATGCTGGATTGGGAggtgttgctgctgaggggCCGGGACCACATGGGTCGAAGTGGTGTGAATCTCATATTGTGAATCATCTCT CGCAGCATTATCTCGTACATCTCTTGAGGGAAAAGCTGGTCGAGTCCAAGTCGAGGATCGTGTTCGTTTCGTCCGGCGCAATTCGACGAGTCTCTGATCCCA GCGTACTCGACACAGAACTCAAAGCCGGATCTGGTGCCTCCGCCAGCACGACATACTGCAACACCAAATTCACCGGCCTCCTGGGCGCACAGTGGTGGCGTCGCCAACTTGCCGATAACAACGACGTGGTCGCTGTTTCACCAGGTCTCATCCCTGGTACAGGTCTCGCGAATCGTATGGGCATCAAAGCTGATATGGCTGACGCAAAGTCGATCCCTGAGG GTGCACAAAGTGTCCTTGCGGCTATGACGCGAAGTGACTTCCCTGAGGATCGCGATCGGATCTTCTTGACGAGTTGGGGTGAGTGGTGGGAGAAGAGTATCATTGAGAAGTCGACAGATAAGCAGTTGCAGGATAAGTGGTGTCCCAGTaaggaggagattgagcGCGAGGTTGGCATCTCATCTTAG
- a CDS encoding hypothetical protein (EggNog:ENOG41): protein MDIPVAANILGTLGAVCWSIQLIPQIIVNYRRHNATGLQPSMMMLWAWAGVPLGVYNIVKEFNVALRIQPQILTLLSLVTWIQCYYYERKWSVYRSLLVVIPIAVVMGGIQASLIIALRIAKSRSLEWPLILMASLSAALLAAGVLTHYWDIWKHRTVRGISFLFVAIDAAGDVFSLVSVFFQPELDVLGIVIYATEFVLWCGVFACGGYYNLLPWVRKRFGSEGKRAGGEESAGDGVMMNENVSSSSVFRTVKEMSLALCRFGLC, encoded by the exons ATGGATATCCCAGTCGCGGCCAATATTCTAGGCACCCTCGGAGCT GTCTGTTGGTCAATCCAG CTGATTCCTCAAATCATCGTTAATTATCGAAGACATAATGCAACGGGTCTTCAGccatcgatgatgatgctctgGGCATGGGCGGGTGTGCCGCTGGGCGTGtacaacatcgtcaaagaGTTCAACGTCGCCTTGCGGATACAGCCTCAGATCTTGACGCTTTTGAGTCTCGTCACCTGGATCCAATGCTACTACTACGAAAGA AAATGGAGTGTGTACCGCTCTCTGCTCGTTGTCATCCCAATCGCAGTCGTGATGGGCGGCATTCAAGCAAGTCTCATCATCGCCCTCCGCATCGCCAAATCACGCTCCTTAGAATGGcctctcatcctcatggCGTCTCTGTCCGCAGCTTTACTCGCAGCAGGTGTACTCACTCACTACTGGGACATTTGGAAGCACCGAACAGTCCGTGGCATATCATTTCTCTTTGTAGCCATTGACGCAGCAGGCGATGTGTTCTCACTCGTGTCCGTGTTCTTCCAGCCcgagcttgatgttcttggtatTGTCATCTACGCCACAGAGTTTGTTCTGTGGTGTGGTGTGTTTGCTTGTGGCGGGTATTACAACTTGCTACCTTGGGTTAGAAAGAGGTTTGGGAGTGAGGGCAAGAGGGCTGGAGGGGAAGAGAGCGCAGGGGATGGTGTTATGATGAATGAGAATGTTTCTTCAAGTTCAGTGTTTAGGACG GTCAAAGAGATGTCCCTCGCTTTGTGTCGGTTTGGCTTGTGTTGA
- a CDS encoding hypothetical protein (EggNog:ENOG41~BUSCO:EOG09262XGK), whose protein sequence is MSEYPHILLRAEEKPLEHRSFSPAVIKTLVDAGYPISVERSSTDPKFRRIFEDSEYEAAGARLVDTGVWPNAEPGTIILGLKEIPEEDFPLKNDHINQGGWEKVLGRWSRGGSTLYDLEFLHDAEGRRVSAFGFHAGFAGAALGIKTLSHQLQDPSSKLPSVETFTDGRGYYLNEDELVNQIREDLAKAEKALGRKPTALVLGALGRCGKGAVDLFLKAGMPDENITRWDLNETKDRDGPYEEIAKADVFLNAIYLSKPIPPFINQELLAKKGRNLAVVIDVSCDTTNPHNPIPIYSINTTFEDPTVPVEIKDDQNNLPLSVISIDHLPSMLPREASEAFSEGLKESLLTLKDRKTSRVWADAEKLFHEKVATLPEELRTKNV, encoded by the exons ATGTCTGAATATCCTCACATCCTTCTTCGCGCCGAGGAGAAGCCTCTCGAGCACCGATCTTTCTCCCCCGCGGTTATCAAGACACTCGTCGATGCTGGATACCCCATCTCCGTCGAGCGGTCATCCACCGATCCCAAATTTAGGCGTATCTTTGAGGACTCTGAATAtgaagctgctggtgctCGTCTTGTCGACACGGGTGTCTGGCCCAACGCTGAGCCTGGGACAATCATACTCGGATTGAAGGAGATTCCCGAGGAGGATTTCCCTCTGAAGAATGATCACATC AACCAGGGAGGCTGGGAGAAGGTTCTCGGTCGTTGGTCTCGCGGCGGGTCTACTCTGTATGACTTGGAGTTTTTGCATGACGCTGAAGGCCGACGTGTTTCTGC GTTTGGTTTCCACGCAGGCTTCGCCGGGGCTGCGCTTGGAATAAAGACACTTTCCCACCAGCTGCAGGACCCGTCATCTAAGCTTCCGTCTGTCGAGACATTCACCGATGGCCGCGGATATTACCTGAACGAAGATGAGCTCGTCAACCAGATTCGCGAGGATCtcgccaaggctgagaaggctcTCGGACGCAAGCCCACTGCTCTCGTCCTTGGTGCTCTTGGACGATGTGGCAAGGGTGCTGTGGACCTTTTCCTCAAGGCCGGCATGCCTGATGAGAACATCACCCGTTGGGACTTGAACGAAACCAAGGACCGTGATG GACCTTACGAGGAAATTGCGAAGGCTGATGTCTTCCTTAACGCCATCTACCTCTCCAAGCCCATCCCCCCTTTCATCAACCAAGAactcctcgccaagaagggTCGCAACCTCGCTGTAGTCATCGACGTTTCTTGTGATACCACAAACCCCCACAACCCCATCCCCATCTactccatcaacaccaccttCGAGGACCCCACCGTCCCCGTCGAGATCAAGGACGACCAGAACAACCTCCCCCTTTCCGTCATCAGCATTGACCACCTTCCCTCCATGCTTCCCCGCGAGGCTAGTGAGGCCTTTAGTGAGGGTCTCAAGGAGTCTCTGCTTACACTCAAGGATCGCAAAACTTCGCGGGTGTGggctgatgctgagaagctcttcCATGAGAAGGTTGCTACGTTGCCGGAGGAGTTGAGAACCAAGAACGTTTAA
- a CDS encoding hypothetical protein (EggNog:ENOG41), with product MTEPEVPDPPRVDARYAPIDYPKIGLPNGPVNIEGRDYLTKYLGTVILTLLHAKIEAADFERSECWDDMTDCQKPFGVEDFMSMLRYTSSMAISVFRDFGLQPVPYQNAEAFLQPANVLASEAYTGNTMRGMATMMMDLANQLNRVALALTKKIWASKGGVPAEVEDMLAVPADKIPAIDLRCLRLWCVLNTKKKRQEFENPKNTDDDMIKLIEGLKHVVDPSWEVPGVGFKPTQARKLRKVTEGKDNSLDFIVPMIIHICIGMGKVKGKPFHVIHDSTSIGSTRDRISGMPHYCSMRLNARNRIVGDVDISKWRKAFEELREFDEVEKGIEVSDERLRDLMTDGKYTPLKITCKEDAVQMMGRAYLANQAIGVPDLREPLPPAKLQALDIWESKPIRDCSKHIGRPFSTAINTQPAGCCWMCKVVIRYKEPTGTTVLHDGLNRSASKKDFFRDRNETPHSCAEVICSRYCIILEDDKKRRDTAEKMKREEEQRRRMAYQQSRARYSHVARR from the exons ATGACTGAACCAGAGGTACCTGATCCTCCTCGGGTGGATGCACGGTACGCTCCAATTGATTATCCTAAAATTGGCCTGCCAAATGGACCTGTCAATATTGAAGGCCGTGATTATCTCACGAAATATTTGGGTACCGTCATCCTAACCCTTCTTCACGCGAAGATTGAAGCAGCGGATTTTGAACGATCCGAATGCTGGGATGATATGACTGATTGCCAGAAGCCATTCGGTGTTGAGGACTTTATGTCAATGTTGCGATACACATCTTCCATGGCCATCAGCGTGTTTAGAGACTTTGGGCTGCAGCCAGTGCCTTACCAAAACGCCGAAGCCTTTCTCCAACCGGCTAATGTGTTGGCTTCTGAAGCCTACACGGGCAACACTATGCGCGGTATGGCAacaatgatgatggactTGGCAAATCAGTTAAACCGTGTTGCCTTAGCTCTAACCAAAAAGATTTGGGCAAGTAAGGGTGGAGTTCCTGCTGAGGTGGAGGACATGCTTGCTGTCCCTGCTGACAAGATCCCGGCCATTGATCTTCGCTGCCTTCGTCTATGGTGCGTATtgaacaccaagaagaagcgtcaAGAGTTTGAGAACCCCAAAAACACAGATGACGATATGATAAAACTCATTG AGGGGCTAAAGCATGTCGTTGATCCGTCTTGGGAGGTACCCGGAGTTGGTTTCAAGCCAACacaggcaagaaaacttcgAAAAGTCACCGAGGGCAAGGATAATTCGCTCGATTTTATCGTCCCAATGATCATCCATATCTGTATAGGGATGGGTAAGGTAAAGGGCAAACCATTCCACGTTATCCACGACTCGACCTCCATTGGCAGTACCCGAGACCGCATAAGTGGTATGCCTCACTACTGCAGTATGCGATTGAACGCACGCAACCGGATCGTCGGCGACGTCGATATTTCTAAGTGGAGAAAAGCTTTTGAAGAGCTTCGTGAATTTGACGAGGTTGAAAAAGGAATCGAGGTCAGCGACGAAAGACTCAGAGACCTCATGACGGATGGCAAGTACACACCCCTGAAGATCACTTGCAAAGAAGATGCAGTCCAAATGATGGGCCGAGCCTATCTGGCTAATCAGGCGATCGGTGTGCCCGATCTGAGAGAGCCGCTTCCTCCTGCAAAGCTGCAAGCTCTCGACATTTGGGAGTCGAAGCCTATCAGAGACTGTTCTAAACACATTGGCCGGCCCTTCTCTACCGCAATTAACACTCAACCAGCTGGTTGCTGTTGGATGTGCAAAGTGGTCATCAGGTACAAAGAGCCAACGGGTACTACGGTGCTGCATGACGGCCTCAACCGTAGCGCCTCCAAGAAAGACTTCTTCAGAGACCGCAACGAAACCCCCCATTCATGTGCAGAAGTTATTTGCTCTAGGTATTGCATTATCTTAGAAGATGACAAGAAACGAAGGGACACGGCagaaaagatgaagagggaggaggagcagaggaggaggatggccTATCAACAGAGCAGGGCCCGGTACAGTCATGTTGCTCGCAGATGA
- a CDS encoding hypothetical protein (EggNog:ENOG41) encodes MARDNLSIVLAERPTTDIIPGQTFTQKTSPAPTPADLQDGQILVETLYLSLDPAMRGWLRDMRSYLPPVQIGQTMRGSCACRVLASKSKQAKEGDIVSALTGWTEFAILPEGRFEPASLYPGLQDPKDMLSALGMTSLTAWVGMSKIADPKPGELVVVSGAAGATGSVAGQIAKLKGARVVGIAGGDDKCKWLTEELGFDVALNYKADDFKEKFAEATKDYIDVYYDNVGGDILDMCLMRAKEHARFIECGLVSQYNAAKPQGPRAFSQIVTMRIRMQGFIVLDHVKDFPTARAELAQWIAEGKLKKTETVVRGGLKVAEQALVDLYKGINTGKLIVEIKNHNETPSKL; translated from the exons ATGGCCCGTGATAACCTCTCCATCGTGCTCGCTGAGCGTCCCACCACCGATATCATCCCCGGCCAGACCTTCACCCAAAAGACATCCCCAGCTCCCACACCAGCGGATCTCCAAGATGGCCAAATCCTCGTTGAGACCCTCTACCTATCTCTCGACCCCGCCATGCGAGGCTGGCTCCGAG ACATGCGATCTTATCTCCCCCCCGTTCAAATCGGCCAAACCATGCGTGGGTCATGCGCATGCCGCGTCCTCGCCTCAAAGAGCAAGCAGGCCAAAGAAGGCGACATCGTCTCCGCCCTAACAGGCTGGACTGAATTCGCAATCCTCCCCGAAGGTCGTTTCGAGCCTGCATCCCTGTACCCCGGTCTCCAAGACCCCAAGGACATGCTCTCCGCTCTGGGAATGACCAGCTTGACTGCTTGGGTTGGCATGTCCAAGATCGCTGACCCTAAGCCTGGTGAGCTTGTCGTCGTCTCgggtgctgctggtgctACCGGAAGTGTGGCGGGCCAGATCGCTAAGCTCAAGGGTGCGCGGGTCGTGGGTATCGCGGGTGGTGATGATAAGTGCAAGTGGCTCACTGAGGAGTTGGGCTTTGATGTTGCGTTGAACTACAAGGCGGATGATTTTAAGGAAAAGTTCGCTGAGGCGACAAAGGACTATATCGATGTCTACTACGACAATG TTGGTGGTGATATCCTCGACATGTGTCTCATGCGAGCAAAGGAACACGCCCGCTTCATCGAGTGCGGCCTCGTCAGCCAGTACAACGCCGCCAAGCCCCAGGGCCCCCGAGCATTCTCCCAGATCGTCACCATGCGCATCCGAATGCAGggcttcatcgtcctcgaccACGTCAAGGACTTCCCCACTGCCCGTGCTGAGCTGGCTCAGTGGATCGCCGAGGGtaagctcaagaagacggAGACTGTTGTTCGCGGTGGCCTCAAGGTCGCTGAGCAGGCTCTTGTGGACTTGTACAAGGGCATCAACACTGGAAAGTTGATtgttgagatcaagaaccACAATGAGACCCCTTCGAAGCTGTAG